Proteins encoded by one window of Cylindrospermum stagnale PCC 7417:
- the hppD gene encoding 4-hydroxyphenylpyruvate dioxygenase — MLKIDHVHFYVEDAKVWRDWFVHHLGFQVVADSILPTLINQGESFHTCTFVVKNGVVCFLLSSPLSATSPVAEFLRQHPPGVADVAFVVADVNHAIALAQAQGATILQPVQEHQVGAVSLKCCKIAAWGGLAHTLIERSTVSDQLYFTTGSSFTAIDHVVLNVAAGDLNLVAAWYENILDFQPQQTFKIQTAHSALYSQVMVSRNGSVQLPINEPASPNSQIQEFLEVNRGPGIQHIALRSPNLVSAIAQFRNRGLSLLSVPKSYYSQLEQRLKLALSPPEMEAIAQQEILVDWQEDAPLGALLLQIFTQPIFGQPTFFFEFIERRCQASGFGEGNFRALFAAIESEQIKRGFVNGQ, encoded by the coding sequence ATGTTAAAAATTGATCACGTTCACTTCTATGTAGAAGATGCCAAAGTGTGGCGAGATTGGTTTGTACATCATCTCGGTTTTCAAGTAGTAGCCGATTCCATTCTCCCAACCCTAATTAATCAAGGGGAATCGTTTCACACTTGCACGTTCGTGGTGAAAAACGGTGTTGTCTGCTTTTTGCTGTCTTCACCGCTTTCAGCCACAAGCCCAGTAGCTGAATTTCTGCGTCAGCATCCCCCTGGTGTGGCAGATGTGGCATTTGTTGTTGCAGATGTGAATCATGCGATCGCTTTAGCTCAAGCCCAAGGCGCCACCATCCTCCAACCAGTTCAGGAACACCAGGTGGGTGCTGTATCCCTCAAGTGCTGCAAAATTGCTGCTTGGGGTGGGCTGGCTCATACATTGATTGAAAGATCGACAGTCAGCGATCAGCTGTACTTTACTACTGGCAGTAGTTTTACTGCTATAGATCACGTAGTGCTAAATGTGGCGGCAGGCGATTTAAACCTTGTGGCGGCTTGGTACGAAAACATCCTCGATTTTCAACCCCAACAGACGTTTAAAATTCAAACCGCTCACTCTGCTTTGTACAGCCAAGTCATGGTTTCCCGCAACGGTAGCGTCCAATTACCAATTAATGAGCCAGCTTCGCCAAATTCCCAAATTCAGGAGTTTCTGGAGGTAAATCGGGGCCCGGGAATTCAACATATCGCTTTGCGATCGCCTAACCTTGTGAGTGCGATCGCCCAATTTCGCAACCGTGGTCTATCTTTACTTTCAGTCCCCAAAAGCTACTACTCACAGCTAGAACAGCGTCTAAAACTCGCTCTATCTCCACCAGAAATGGAGGCGATCGCCCAACAGGAAATTTTGGTTGACTGGCAAGAAGATGCTCCCCTAGGGGCCTTACTACTACAAATTTTCACCCAGCCCATTTTTGGACAGCCAACCTTTTTCTTTGAGTTTATCGAACGTCGTTGCCAGGCTTCTGGTTTTGGGGAAGGTAACTTTCGGGCCTTATTTGCAGCCATTGAAAGCGAACAAATCAAACGCGGATTTGTCAATGGTCAGTAG
- a CDS encoding HAD family hydrolase produces the protein MLRLITDFDGPIMDVSQRYYSVYQFCLEKTRYPDQPVQQLSKAEFWQKKRSRVPEKQIALHSGLDEAQSQAFSQLRRQIVHTEPYFQYDSLIPGALAALLKIQQAGIDLAVMTMRRVWELDYAFKKYDLGQFFPENRCYCLSNDYVKTRDIEDKPLLMARALAELPTATDTWMVGDTEADITAAKNHGIKVMAVESGIRDRTQLELYQPDIIIQDLSEAVDLILKN, from the coding sequence ATGCTAAGACTGATTACCGACTTCGACGGCCCAATTATGGATGTTTCCCAACGGTACTATAGTGTTTATCAATTCTGTCTGGAAAAAACCCGATATCCAGACCAACCAGTGCAACAACTTTCAAAAGCCGAGTTTTGGCAGAAGAAGCGATCGCGCGTACCTGAAAAACAAATTGCTTTGCATTCTGGTTTAGACGAAGCACAGTCCCAAGCATTTTCCCAATTACGGCGGCAAATAGTGCATACAGAACCTTACTTCCAGTATGACAGCCTCATCCCTGGTGCATTGGCAGCGCTGTTAAAAATTCAACAAGCTGGCATCGACTTGGCAGTAATGACTATGCGCCGGGTTTGGGAACTCGACTATGCCTTCAAAAAATATGATTTAGGCCAATTTTTCCCGGAAAATCGCTGTTATTGCTTGAGTAACGACTATGTTAAAACCCGCGATATCGAAGATAAACCCTTGCTGATGGCACGGGCATTAGCCGAACTGCCCACCGCTACTGATACCTGGATGGTGGGAGATACAGAAGCCGATATCACCGCCGCGAAAAATCATGGTATTAAGGTGATGGCTGTAGAGAGTGGAATTCGCGATCGCACCCAATTAGAACTTTACCAGCCCGACATCATTATCCAGGATTTGAGTGAGGCTGTAGATTTAATCCTCAAAAATTAG
- a CDS encoding CPP1-like family protein, which yields MSDQNPYEKLGVSEDASFDEIQDARNSLLEQHGGDGNSLEVIEAAYDAILMERLRMRQEGKIKVPERIRFPEMRVQSSPKESLTPREQTPAWLQRILDQPKSVDVLLPGAWYLGLSAISVFYPAAGAQVLQLALVLGVGISVYFLNRKEGKFGRAVLFTLGSLIIGLIAGALIASWLLPLTPFIKLTENQFSTVLTFILLWLVNSFLR from the coding sequence ATGAGCGATCAAAATCCCTACGAAAAACTTGGGGTATCAGAAGATGCTAGCTTCGATGAAATTCAGGATGCTCGCAATAGCCTGTTGGAGCAACACGGTGGTGATGGCAATAGTCTAGAAGTAATTGAAGCGGCTTACGATGCGATTTTAATGGAGCGCTTACGGATGCGCCAAGAAGGTAAAATCAAAGTACCTGAGCGCATCCGATTCCCAGAGATGCGAGTGCAATCTTCTCCTAAAGAAAGTCTCACCCCTCGTGAGCAGACACCTGCATGGCTGCAACGAATATTAGACCAGCCAAAGTCGGTAGATGTGCTGTTACCAGGAGCCTGGTATCTTGGTTTGAGTGCCATTAGTGTGTTTTACCCAGCTGCGGGCGCTCAGGTTTTGCAGTTAGCCTTGGTACTTGGGGTGGGAATCAGTGTTTATTTTCTCAATCGCAAAGAAGGCAAATTTGGTCGAGCCGTTTTATTTACGCTGGGAAGTTTAATCATTGGCTTAATTGCTGGGGCGCTAATTGCTAGCTGGCTATTGCCACTAACGCCTTTCATCAAGCTGACAGAGAATCAGTTTTCTACAGTGTTGACGTTTATATTGTTGTGGTTGGTTAACAGCTTTCTGCGCTAA